A window of Leptotrichia sp. OH3620_COT-345 genomic DNA:
TACAGATAAAGGCTTATCAAATAGTCCAAAACTAAATACAAATGTATTTCCATATGAAAGAAAAGAAAATATGGGAGTGTTGGATATAAACAGCTATTTAAGAAACTTAAGAATAGGAGTTGAAAGATAATGAAAAAGATAATAATGATGATAATT
This region includes:
- a CDS encoding ABC transporter ATP-binding protein, translated to MAINGPALLDKSPYLLEAKDKYNKEELLKDYTNGKYTDKGLSNSPKLNTNVFPYERKENMGVLDINSYLRNLRIGVER